The Candidatus Omnitrophota bacterium genome includes the window CGCGCACCTGATGGTCGTGCTCGTCATTCTGCACATGATGCGCGTCTTCCTGACCGGAGCCTATAAGCCGCCGCGCGAATATAACTGGGTCGTCGGCGTGATCCTCCTCGTGATGACGCTGTTCCTCAGCTACACGGGCTATCTGCTGCCGTGGGACCAGTTGGCCTTGTGGGCGGTCACCGTCGGCGCGCAGATGGCCGCGAATGCTCCGCTGGTGGGCAACGAGGGCCCGTTCCGGCTGCCGTTTATCACCACGGCAAACGATGCCCGCTTCGGCCTGGTGGGTGGGACGATCATCGGCGATGCCACCTTGATTAGGTTTTACGTGCTGCACTGCATCGCCGTGCCGTTCATCTTTTGCATTTTTCTGTGCGTGCATTTCTGGCGCGTCCGCAAAGACAGTTTCTCCAAGCAGACCGGTGTCAAAGTGGATGTCTGGCCGCATCTGGTCTCGCGCGAATTGCTGGCCGCCCTGCTCATCACGATCATCCTCTTCGTATGGTCGATCGTGTTGAACGCGCCGCTGGAAGCCCAGGCGAACCTCAACATCACGCCGAATCCCTCCAAAGCGCCGTGGTACTTCCTGGGGCTGCAGGAACTGCTCGTCTACTTTGATCCATGGATCGCCGGCGTGGTGCTGCCAACCCTCATCATCATCGGCCTCTGCGCCATCCCCTATGTCGATACCAACCCCAAGGGCATCGGGTACTGGGCCAAGATGCGATGGACGTCTGCGCGCGGCGCGCCGCTATGGGTGCCCCAGGAGCGGCCCTTCGCCGTCTCGGTCTTCATGCTCGGGATCATCATGTGGTTCGTGCTGATTGCCATCGGCCAGTTCTGCCGCGGACCGAACTGGGAATGGTATTGGCCGTGGGAACCGTGGAGCTACCGGCGGCTGACCAAGGTGACACTCGGAAATCTGCCCAATCTGTGGGGCCTGACGCTGATGGGCGCCTACGGGCTTCTCGGCGCGCCGATCCCTCAGAAGATCAACGCCAAGCTCGCGGCGACGCGCGGGCCGAGCGCTCCGGCGGCGGCCTCCGCCGCGCTGCACCTGGGCCTGGGTCTGCTCATGGCGGCGGCACTCTTCATCCCGCTCGTCCTCCCGCCGCTGTTTGAGGCGCTGGGACGCTCGCGAAACGCTCCGGTGATTTCCTGGATGTACGGGCTGGTCCAAGCGCATGGCGCGATCGGCTATGCCGTCATCGTGGTCGCGGTCAGCGCCTTCGGAGTGATCCTCGGCGGCATCGGCATCCGATTCGCCGCGCTGAAACATCGGCTGTATGAAGAGCTCGGCCCGATCAAATACGCGATCGTGATGGGCTTATTGCTCATGATGACGGGCGTGCTCGGAAAAATTCTGCTGCGCTTGCTCTTCGGCGTGAAATACCTCATCCATTTTCCATCGCTGAATTTCAACATCTAACCCATGAAACGGCTGCTGTTTTTCTTTTTTTCAGTCACCCTGGTCGCGCTCTTTGCGGTGGTGTTGGTGAATGACACCAACCGCCAGTGGAACCATTACCAGCGCCAGTTTCTTCGCGCGAACCATGATCGGTTGCCGGTCGCAGAGAAGTTCGGGCTGCTGGCCGGCAGCATCAAACAAGTGGTCGTCAACGACCTCCGCGCGGTGGATCGATGCACCACCTGCCACTTAGCCATGGAAAAACCGCAGCTCGCCCTGGCGGAGGAGCCTTTTCAGGAGCACCCGGGCGACTACCTCGCGTGGCATCCGGTGGAAAAATTCGGCTGCACCGTCTGCCATGGCGGTCAGGGCCTGGCCACCGACACGAAGGCG containing:
- a CDS encoding cytochrome b N-terminal domain-containing protein — translated: MKQYVKKTKLWKSVFRHDFTDSPRTRLQRIFGNVFLHLHPVRIAKDALKVTYTWGLGGLSFYAFLVLTVSGIILMFYYRPASSLAYQDIKDLTFAVTMGGFLRNLHRWAAHLMVVLVILHMMRVFLTGAYKPPREYNWVVGVILLVMTLFLSYTGYLLPWDQLALWAVTVGAQMAANAPLVGNEGPFRLPFITTANDARFGLVGGTIIGDATLIRFYVLHCIAVPFIFCIFLCVHFWRVRKDSFSKQTGVKVDVWPHLVSRELLAALLITIILFVWSIVLNAPLEAQANLNITPNPSKAPWYFLGLQELLVYFDPWIAGVVLPTLIIIGLCAIPYVDTNPKGIGYWAKMRWTSARGAPLWVPQERPFAVSVFMLGIIMWFVLIAIGQFCRGPNWEWYWPWEPWSYRRLTKVTLGNLPNLWGLTLMGAYGLLGAPIPQKINAKLAATRGPSAPAAASAALHLGLGLLMAAALFIPLVLPPLFEALGRSRNAPVISWMYGLVQAHGAIGYAVIVVAVSAFGVILGGIGIRFAALKHRLYEELGPIKYAIVMGLLLMMTGVLGKILLRLLFGVKYLIHFPSLNFNI